Below is a window of Ilyobacter polytropus DSM 2926 DNA.
TTAGGTATTCACGGAACATCTCAACACGTAGTGGGATTGAAAAACGTACAACACCTGATATCAGTAAATAAGAATAAAAATGCACCTATCTGTTTTATATCGGATGTAGTGGTAGAAGGGGATGCAGTAACCTTTATAGATATGTTGAATCAAAGAATAGAAAAAAATATGTGAGACTGTCCAAAAAAGTCTGTAAATAGCATTTAAATAATTAGGCTTTTTATTATGGTAAAAAGAGAAAAAATATCTGCAGAAAGAGAACAAATTGTAAATATATTATCAGAAACTTAGGACATTAAAAAGGTCATAAAGCTCTTTTAGAAGTTCAGGAAAAAATGGGAGGATAGAGACCCAAATTCTATGAACTTCTGGCTTTTTATACTCTCTAAAGGCAGTTTCTATATCCATAATCTGTGCGTACATATGCCTTCCTTGAATTTCATATACCCCGGCCTCTATGTTGGCAAGATCTGTATCCATAAGATATTTGATTGTTTTTGTATAGACACTGGGTATATGGTGATATCTCCCAATTTTTCTAAATTTCCATAA
It encodes the following:
- a CDS encoding YhcH/YjgK/YiaL family protein codes for the protein MDTDLANIEAGVYEIQGRHMYAQIMDIETAFREYKKPEVHRIWVSILPFFPELLKELYDLFNVLSF